A single window of Polaribacter sp. SA4-10 DNA harbors:
- a CDS encoding OmpA family protein — protein sequence MKNLLLPLSIIILMTSSCVSKKKYVELETRHTDVTGNFQKLELKFDKIEKRVEIYNKKINSLKGDNVTLESDNVTLKRENALKLDMVEGKAVVSKETRSLMNKILSKIDPKKLATAKTLKDSLDLAVSYSLVTKTLDKSEFNNSEDIDINIEETVVMISISDKLLFNSGSYQVKKSALKLLAKLAVIIQSEPSIDVMIEGHADSKTIKNESVNDNWDLSVKRSTSIVRLLQNKFDIEGSRLIASGRGDTMPLLPNTSNENRAKNRRTKIILLPNLNKFFALLTEEGVIEK from the coding sequence ATGAAGAATTTACTATTACCATTATCAATTATTATCTTGATGACATCATCTTGTGTGTCTAAAAAAAAGTATGTAGAGCTAGAAACAAGGCATACAGATGTTACAGGGAATTTTCAGAAATTGGAATTAAAGTTTGATAAAATTGAGAAAAGAGTTGAAATTTATAATAAAAAGATAAATTCTTTAAAAGGAGATAATGTTACTTTAGAAAGTGATAATGTTACTTTAAAAAGAGAAAATGCTTTAAAGTTAGACATGGTAGAAGGTAAGGCTGTAGTTTCTAAAGAAACAAGAAGCTTAATGAATAAAATATTGTCAAAAATTGATCCTAAAAAACTTGCTACTGCAAAGACATTAAAAGATTCTTTAGATTTAGCAGTTTCTTACTCTTTAGTAACAAAAACGTTGGATAAATCTGAGTTTAATAACTCTGAAGATATAGATATTAATATCGAAGAAACTGTAGTTATGATTTCTATTTCAGATAAATTACTATTTAATTCAGGTAGTTATCAAGTTAAAAAGAGTGCTTTAAAGTTGCTTGCTAAATTGGCAGTTATCATACAATCTGAACCTAGCATAGATGTTATGATTGAAGGTCATGCAGATTCTAAGACTATCAAAAACGAAAGTGTAAATGATAATTGGGATTTAAGTGTAAAAAGATCGACTTCTATCGTTAGACTACTTCAAAATAAATTTGATATTGAAGGAAGTAGATTAATTGCTTCAGGTAGGGGAGATACGATGCCTTTATTACCAAACACAAGTAATGAAAATAGAGCAAAAAATAGAAGAACTAAAATTATTTTATTACCGAATTTAAATAAGTTTTTTGCGTTGTTAACGGAAGAAGGAGTAATAGAGAAATAA